A region of the Campylobacter sp. MIT 99-7217 genome:
AAAGAATTTAACTTTTCATAGCTGATTTGATCAAGTAAAATTTTCTCCACGCCCAAAGCCATGACCCCGTCAAGCAAAAAAGGCGTTTTAAAAGAAATTTTCTTTATATCAATACCAAGCTTTTGGGCTAAGTCAAACTCATCTTTGTAAGAAATCACAAAGGCTTTTGTGGGCGTTTTGGCATAAATTTCAGGCAAAATAGCCACATCAGTTTCATTAAGCCTTTCTAGCACACTAAGCTTGGCTTGAACATAGTTTTCAAAATTTCCATGCCAAGAAAGATGATCAGGCGTTATAGGCAAAAGTGCGTAAATTTCAGGCTTTGCTGTTTTGGTATAATGAAGCGTGAAAGAAGAGGTTTCAAGTATCCAAATTTTAGCATAAGGATCAAGTTGTGCAAGAGGAGTGCCAACATTTCCCCCCATAACAGCACCAACACCAGCTAGCAAATGCTGACACATTTGTGTAGTCGTGGTTTTGCCATTTGTCCCACTGATCCAAATACTCTTTGGCATAATGTCATAAAAAAAATCATACTCACTTTGTAAATTTAAAGCCTTTTTAACAAGCTCATGCTCGCAAGGAAAACCAGGGCTTGGTATCTCAAGCTCACTTTTTAAAGGATCAAACTCACTCATAGGAAGCAAGGAATTTCCAAAATTATCCTTACTTTTTTGCTTAAATTGATCATCAAAAATATCAAATCCCCCAAGCTTAACACCCAAATTTTCAGCGATAGCACGCGTTGTTTTTCCGTATCCAAAAAGTGATTTTCTCATGTTTTACCTTAGCTTTATCGTCGCAAGAGCAAGTAAATTTGCTAAAAGTGCTATCATCCAAAAACGAACGATGATTTTATTTTCCACCCAGCCTATTTTTTCAAAGTGATGATGAATGGGCGCCATTTTAAAAACTCTTTTATGAAAAATTTTAAAGCTTCCCACTTGTAAAATCACAGATATCGTTTCTAGCACAAAAACAAAACCGATGATTAAAAGCAAAATTTCATTTTTTGAAATGATACCAAGATAAGCGATAAATCCGCCTATAGCAAGGCTTCCACTATCGCCCATAAAAACTTGTGCCGGATAGCAGTTATACCACAAAAAGCCCATTAAAGCACCAACTAAAGCACAGCACACGATGACAACCTCGCCTAAGCCTTGAATTTTTGGCAAAAAGAGGTATTCGCTGTAATTGATATTGCCACTAAGATAAAGAAAAATCCCAAGAGTAGCAAGCGAAAAAATGCTTGGCACCGTGGCAAGTCCGTCAAGTCCGTCGGTTAAATTTACAGCATTTGAAGTGGCGATAAAAACAAGCACCCAAAAAAATATCGCAAAAATTCCCATATCAAAAAGAGGATGTTTATAAAAAGGTACGAAAAGCTCTGAACTTAAAACCCCACTTAAATACAAAGGCACACAGCAAATAAGGCTTACTAGGATCAAAAATACCATTTTTGCACGAGCACTTAGCCCTGAGTGATTGTCCTTTTTGATGATCTTACCCAAATCATCGATAAAACCTACCGCACAAAAAAGTACTAAACAAAATAAGGCTAAGATCACAAAAAGATTGTCAAATTTAACACTTAAAAGACTTGCTGTAAGGGTACAAAAAACAAAGACCACGCCACCCATTGTCGGAGTAGAGCCTTTGCTTTGATGCGTGCTAGGAGCAAACTCATATATGGGCTGATTGGCATTTTTTGCTTTAGCCCAAGTGATGAATTTGGGCATTAAAAAAAGACTAAGACAAAGAGCGATAAAAAACGCAAAACCTGAACGCACACTGATATAAGTAAAAAAAGCATAATCACTAAAATAAGAAAGATAATACAAAGCCCAAAACCTTATAAAAATTTAAAAGTTTAATTTTAATGAATTTTTGCTAAAAAATATTTAAAATTTAGTGTTTATTTGCTTTGAAATAAAAATATTTATAATTTTTTATCATTATTTATATTATTATGATAATAATTAGCATTAATTTTTGATTAAGTTCCACTTTTGTATAATTTCTGCTACACTTTTTAATAAAAAAAATTTAAGGAGATTTTGATGAGGATTTGCAAATTCTTATTTATTTGTCTAGCCGTTTTTATCGGTACTCAAAGTTTTGCAGCCCAAAAAACTTTAACCGATGTTTTGGGTAGAGAAGTTAAGGTCAATTTACCCGCAAAACGCATTGCATTAGGTTTTTACTACACAGATTTTTTAGCTGTTGGTGGGGTAAAGGCTTTGGATAATGTAGTGGGTTTTTCAAAGGCTGTTTGGACTGATTGGACTCCTACTAGCTGGGAAGTTTATAGCAAGGCTGTGCCGAAACTAACTAAACTTGAGGACTTTGGCGAGGCAGAAGTTGGAACTTTTTCTGTTGAAAAAGTGCTTTCTTTGAAGCCTGATTTGCTTATTTTAGCAGCTTGGCAATGGCAAATACTCGAGTTTGATCTTGAGCCTGTGATTGAGGCAAATATCCCTATCATCGTGCTTGATTATAACCGCGAAAAGGTAGATTTGCATGTTAAATCAACCGAGCTTTTAGGCGAGATCACCGGTGAAAAAGCAAGAGCAAAAGAGCTTGCAAACTGGTATAAAGGCATTGCTGATGATGTAAGCAAAAGAATCGCTAAGGCAAAATTACCAAAACCAAAAATTTATATCGAATTTGGCAACAAGGGTCCTAAAGAAGCAGGCATTACCTATGGTAAAGATATGTGGGGAAGTTTGATTGATTTAGCAGGTGGGGAAAATATAGCAGCTCCTTTTGTTGCCCAGTGGTCTCCTATCAATCCTGAGCAAGTCATAGTCTCAAAGCCTGAAGTTATCATGATAGCAGGACGCGAAACTGAACTAAAGAAAAATGCTGAAGCTATGGTTATGGGTATAAATATCGATGAAAAAGAGGCTAAAAAAAGGCTTAATGCTTACAAAAAACGCCCAGCTTGGAACGCCCTTCCTGCGATAAAAAATAACAGACTTTATGGAATTTATATGGGTGCTTCAAGGACTTTAGCAGATGGGGCTATGGTGCAGTTTTTAGCTAAGGCTATGTATCCTGATTTGTTCAAAGATGTAGATCCTTTGAAAACTTACATAGATTTTCATAAAAAATACCTCCCTATCGTTCCTCAAGGAAGTTTTATTATCCAGGCTGATAAATGATAAAAATTTTTAAAATTTTATTCTTTTTAGTGGCAGTTTTTGCCACTTTTTTAAACTATAGTTTAGCTAAGGAAGTGGTGATTAAAGATCTTTTAAATAGGGAAGTTAAGATAAATTTACCTGCAAAACGCATAGTTATAGGATTTTATTATACTGATTTTCTAGCTGTTGGTGGAGCAAAAGCCTTTGATAATGTTGTTGGCTTCGTAAAAGATGCATGGGCTGTTTATATGCCACCAAGTTATGAAAGGTATTCAAAAATTATTCCTCGTTTAAAAGATCTTGGCGATGTTGGCGATCCGCAATTTGGTCATTTTTCTCTTGAAAAACTTATCTCCTTAAAACCTGATCTTGTCATTTTGGCTGATTGGCAATATGAAATTTTAAAAACTGAACTTGAAAAACTTCAAAACCTAAATATTCCTGTTGTCGTTATTTCTTATAATCAAGAAACTCTCGCTCAACATACCCTAAGCACACAAATTTTAGGAAAACTTCTTAATCAAGAAAAAAGAGCTGAAGAAATTATTGCTTTTTATAGCTCGAGATTAAAAGCTGTGCAAGAAAAAATTGCCAAAGCCAAGCTTAAAAAGCCTCGAATTTATATCGAATTTGGCAATAAAGGACCTAATGAACTTAGTTTTACCTTTGGAAAGGATATGTGGGGAAGCTTGGCTTTGCTTGCAGGAGGGGATAATATAGCAGCCCCTTTTGTTGATAAATGGGCTGTTATGAATAAAGAACAAGTCATTGCCTCAAATCCTGAAGTTATCATCATAACAGGACGAGAAACTGAGCTAAAGAAAAATGCTGAAGCTATGGTCATGGGTATTGGCATAGAAAAAAATGAAGCCTTAAAAAGACTAGAGGGCTTTAAGAAAAGAAAAGGTTTTGAGAATTTAGACGCTGTAAAAAATAAACGCTTTTACGCACTTTATCACAGAGCCTCAACAACAATGAGTGATATTGCCTCTGTTGAATTTATCGCAAAAATGCTCTATCCCTCGCTTTTCAAAGAGCTTGATCCAATAAAAACTTATGAGGATTTTCATAAGCAATTTATGCCTTTAATGCCCGAGGGAACTTATATATTAGGTGGACAATGAATTTAGATCAAAATAGTGAAATTAATAAAGCCCTAAAAGCACACAGAAAGCGCGAATTTAGGCGTTTTATAATCATCATAGCTTTTTTGGTTGTCGCCTTTATCTCTTTAATCTTTGACATAGCCACAGGTCCTTCAATGCTAGCTCCAAGAGAAGTCCTAGACGCACTTTTAATCCCCTTTGGAAAAATAGGCGTTGAGGCTACAACAGAGGTCATCGTTTGGGACTTGCGTTTGCCAATAGCCTTAATGGCTCTTGTTGTGGGTGCTACGCTTGGAGTTGGCGGGGCTGAAATTCAAACCCTGCTTAACAACCCCATGGCAAGTCCTTACACCTTAGGACTTGCAGCAGCAGCTGGCTTTGGGGCTTCTTTGGTTATAGCCTTTGGAAGTGCTGGAATTCCTTTGCTTTATGCTGTTCCTGTGGGAGCTTTTGTGATGACTATGCTCAGTGCTAGCGTGCTTTTTGGCTTTGCAGCTCTTAGGCATTTTAGCTCGGCTACGCTTGTTTTGGTAGGAATCGCACTTTTATTTTTATTTCAAAGCTTGCTTTCTTTGGTGCAGTTTCTTTCAAGCCCTGAAATTTCACAGCTCATTTTGTTTTGGCTCTTTGGCTCTTTACAAAAGGCAAATTGGACAAATTTACTTTTTATCTTTATCGTTTCTTCACTTTGCATTGTCCTTTTGCTGAAGGATTCTTGGAAGCTTACGGCTTTAAGATTAGGAGAGGCTAGAGCAAAAAGTATGGGAGTAAATTTAAATTTTCTCCGCTTTAAAACCCTACTCATCGTTTCAGTGATGACAGCTACAGCCATTTCTTTTGTGGGCGTTATAGGCTTCATAGGGCTTGTTGCCCCACACATTGCTAGAATGCTTGTTGGCGAGGATCAACGCTTTTTCCTGCCCTCTGCTATGTTTTGCGGGGCAGCGTTTTTGTCCGTAGCCTCAGTACTTTCTAAGGTGATAATACCGGGTGCTTTGTTTCCTGTTGGTATTGTAACTTCTTTTGTGGGCGTGCCTTTTTTCTTTTGGATCATCTTATCAAGGAAAAAAGTATGCTAAGGCTTCAAAATTTAAGCATTCACAGAGGAAATCTTTGTGTGGCTGATGAGATAAATGCTGAATTTAAAGAGGGTAAAATTTATGCCGTGCTTGGTCCAAATGGTGCTGGCAAAAGCTCCTTGCTTTCTGCTATCTTTGGGGATTTGCATTTTAAAGGGAAGATTTCTTTTGAAGATATGGAATTAAGCCTTAAAAATCACTATCTTTGGAAAAAAGACTTTGGTTTTATGCCTCAAGATAGCGGCGTTGATGCGAGTTTAAGTGCTTTAGAAGTTGTTTTGCTGGGGCTTATGGATTCTTTGGGTATGTATATTAGTGATGAGCAAATTCAAAAAGCCCTAAGTCTTATGCAAAATTTAGGTATCTTGCACCTTGCACACCAAGATGTGATGAGCCTAAGCGGTGGGCAAAGACAAATGGTGATGTTTGCTTCTGTGCTTATTAAAACTCCAAAGGTTTTGTTGCTTGATGAGCCTGTAAGTGCGCTTGATTTACACCATCAATGCGTGCTTTTAGAATGCGTCAAAGAACACACCAAAAAAGAAAAACTCATCAGCATAGTCATCTTGCACGATCTAAGCCTTGCAGCACAATTTGCTGATGAACTTCTTATTTTAGAAGGAGCTAAAATTCATGCTTTTGGTAAGGCAAAAGATGCTTTAAGCAAGGATTTGATCGAAAAACTTTACAGAATAAAAAGCCTCATTTTCTACGATGATGAAAAACCCGTCATCGTGGCAAAAAAGGCTTTAAGAAATTAACTCAAAGGAGAAAAAATGAAAAAAATTCTATGTGTTGTAGCCTTGAGTGCTGCTTTTTGTGTTAATCTTTTTGCTAAAGATTATGAAGTGAAAATGCTTGATGTAAATGCTGAGGGAACTATGGTTTTTGAACCGGGCTTTTTAAAAATCGAGCCAGGCGATAGCGTAACTTTTATCCCAACTCACAAAACACACTGGGCAAAAAGCGTTGTGATCCCTGCTGGAGCTTCTAAATTTGAGGGAAAACTTGATGAAAAATTCACGACTAAATTTGATGTTGAGGGCGTTTATATTTATGAGTGTCCGCCTCATAAAATCATGAATATGATAGGTATCATTCAAGTTGGCAAGCCTACAAATCTTGACAAAGTAAATGCAGCCGTTCCAAAGCTTGAAAAAAGAGCGTCTGAAAACAAAGGGCGTTTGGAAAATTATGCTAAGCAAATTGTCAAATAAAAAGCTTTTCATACTCACTTGCAAGGACTATCCTTTGGGAAATGCTGCCTTGCAAGGCTTACTTGAAAGGTTGGGTGCTTTTTATGAGGCTAAATTTTGCGTTTGGCAAGAGCTTAAAAATCTTGATAAAAACTGCCTTATTCTGCCCTTAGCGGTGTGGGATTATAGCCTTTTTTATGAGGAATTTTTAGCCTTTTTGCAAGAGTGTGAAAAAAGTGGGGCTAAAATGCTTAATGCTTATGATCTCATTAAAACAAACTCTCAAAAAAATTACCTTCAAAACCTGCAAGAAAAAGGCTTTGACATAGCCAAAAGTCTTTTTTTAAAAAAAGAACAAAAAGCTCTTTGGCAGGAGCAAATTCTTAAATTTAAAAAAGATTTTAAGCTCAAAGAACTCATCATCAAGCCTTTGATAGGGCAAAGTGGACGAGGAGTGCTTAGGTTTGAAAGCCCTGATTTACTTGATTTAAGCAAATTAGAGCAAGGCTTAGTGCAAGAGTTTTTAGAAGGCGTTTATGAGGGTGAGTTTTGCCTCATCTTTTTTAATAATCAATTCAGC
Encoded here:
- the murD gene encoding UDP-N-acetylmuramoyl-L-alanine--D-glutamate ligase is translated as MRKSLFGYGKTTRAIAENLGVKLGGFDIFDDQFKQKSKDNFGNSLLPMSEFDPLKSELEIPSPGFPCEHELVKKALNLQSEYDFFYDIMPKSIWISGTNGKTTTTQMCQHLLAGVGAVMGGNVGTPLAQLDPYAKIWILETSSFTLHYTKTAKPEIYALLPITPDHLSWHGNFENYVQAKLSVLERLNETDVAILPEIYAKTPTKAFVISYKDEFDLAQKLGIDIKKISFKTPFLLDGVMALGVEKILLDQISYEKLNSFVMEANKLEEFFDSQNRLWVNDTKATNESAAMAALLRYKDKKIHLIVGGDDKGVDLNAFFEFMKDFDICLYAIGLSSAKMVDYATNHGLKVLECKELKKAIEEISKVLQKGEVGLLSPACASLDQFSSYAQRGDVFKQSVKEL
- the mraY gene encoding phospho-N-acetylmuramoyl-pentapeptide-transferase, with amino-acid sequence MYYLSYFSDYAFFTYISVRSGFAFFIALCLSLFLMPKFITWAKAKNANQPIYEFAPSTHQSKGSTPTMGGVVFVFCTLTASLLSVKFDNLFVILALFCLVLFCAVGFIDDLGKIIKKDNHSGLSARAKMVFLILVSLICCVPLYLSGVLSSELFVPFYKHPLFDMGIFAIFFWVLVFIATSNAVNLTDGLDGLATVPSIFSLATLGIFLYLSGNINYSEYLFLPKIQGLGEVVIVCCALVGALMGFLWYNCYPAQVFMGDSGSLAIGGFIAYLGIISKNEILLLIIGFVFVLETISVILQVGSFKIFHKRVFKMAPIHHHFEKIGWVENKIIVRFWMIALLANLLALATIKLR
- a CDS encoding ABC transporter substrate-binding protein; amino-acid sequence: MRICKFLFICLAVFIGTQSFAAQKTLTDVLGREVKVNLPAKRIALGFYYTDFLAVGGVKALDNVVGFSKAVWTDWTPTSWEVYSKAVPKLTKLEDFGEAEVGTFSVEKVLSLKPDLLILAAWQWQILEFDLEPVIEANIPIIVLDYNREKVDLHVKSTELLGEITGEKARAKELANWYKGIADDVSKRIAKAKLPKPKIYIEFGNKGPKEAGITYGKDMWGSLIDLAGGENIAAPFVAQWSPINPEQVIVSKPEVIMIAGRETELKKNAEAMVMGINIDEKEAKKRLNAYKKRPAWNALPAIKNNRLYGIYMGASRTLADGAMVQFLAKAMYPDLFKDVDPLKTYIDFHKKYLPIVPQGSFIIQADK
- a CDS encoding ABC transporter substrate-binding protein, producing MIKIFKILFFLVAVFATFLNYSLAKEVVIKDLLNREVKINLPAKRIVIGFYYTDFLAVGGAKAFDNVVGFVKDAWAVYMPPSYERYSKIIPRLKDLGDVGDPQFGHFSLEKLISLKPDLVILADWQYEILKTELEKLQNLNIPVVVISYNQETLAQHTLSTQILGKLLNQEKRAEEIIAFYSSRLKAVQEKIAKAKLKKPRIYIEFGNKGPNELSFTFGKDMWGSLALLAGGDNIAAPFVDKWAVMNKEQVIASNPEVIIITGRETELKKNAEAMVMGIGIEKNEALKRLEGFKKRKGFENLDAVKNKRFYALYHRASTTMSDIASVEFIAKMLYPSLFKELDPIKTYEDFHKQFMPLMPEGTYILGGQ
- a CDS encoding FecCD family ABC transporter permease, with the protein product MNLDQNSEINKALKAHRKREFRRFIIIIAFLVVAFISLIFDIATGPSMLAPREVLDALLIPFGKIGVEATTEVIVWDLRLPIALMALVVGATLGVGGAEIQTLLNNPMASPYTLGLAAAAGFGASLVIAFGSAGIPLLYAVPVGAFVMTMLSASVLFGFAALRHFSSATLVLVGIALLFLFQSLLSLVQFLSSPEISQLILFWLFGSLQKANWTNLLFIFIVSSLCIVLLLKDSWKLTALRLGEARAKSMGVNLNFLRFKTLLIVSVMTATAISFVGVIGFIGLVAPHIARMLVGEDQRFFLPSAMFCGAAFLSVASVLSKVIIPGALFPVGIVTSFVGVPFFFWIILSRKKVC
- a CDS encoding ABC transporter ATP-binding protein — encoded protein: MLRLQNLSIHRGNLCVADEINAEFKEGKIYAVLGPNGAGKSSLLSAIFGDLHFKGKISFEDMELSLKNHYLWKKDFGFMPQDSGVDASLSALEVVLLGLMDSLGMYISDEQIQKALSLMQNLGILHLAHQDVMSLSGGQRQMVMFASVLIKTPKVLLLDEPVSALDLHHQCVLLECVKEHTKKEKLISIVILHDLSLAAQFADELLILEGAKIHAFGKAKDALSKDLIEKLYRIKSLIFYDDEKPVIVAKKALRN
- a CDS encoding pseudoazurin, producing the protein MKKILCVVALSAAFCVNLFAKDYEVKMLDVNAEGTMVFEPGFLKIEPGDSVTFIPTHKTHWAKSVVIPAGASKFEGKLDEKFTTKFDVEGVYIYECPPHKIMNMIGIIQVGKPTNLDKVNAAVPKLEKRASENKGRLENYAKQIVK
- a CDS encoding RimK family alpha-L-glutamate ligase: MLSKLSNKKLFILTCKDYPLGNAALQGLLERLGAFYEAKFCVWQELKNLDKNCLILPLAVWDYSLFYEEFLAFLQECEKSGAKMLNAYDLIKTNSQKNYLQNLQEKGFDIAKSLFLKKEQKALWQEQILKFKKDFKLKELIIKPLIGQSGRGVLRFESPDLLDLSKLEQGLVQEFLEGVYEGEFCLIFFNNQFSHAIKRELKDKEYRANSAYGVQILPFSPSKALIQKALGAIKALSLKSTLYARVDFIKDNENFIINEVELIEPSLYFDKGVNSYENFIKALENLS